Proteins from a single region of Chryseomicrobium sp. FSL W7-1435:
- a CDS encoding class I SAM-dependent methyltransferase, which produces MKAVEHYFTQLNEAAEQIENSGQGTYLEGVVFGLERWLLNSVEFTPVDASKEEKRRAIQLAILKGMRKSSQPNHQMTPDALGMIVAFLVNELTQEKEAIRLFDPAIGTGNLMYTVANYLQGKEVEMYGSEIDELLLQLASQTAELLNQPIELFLQDSLRPLLLDPVDVTLSDLPVGYYPDDDHAATFELRGAQEHAYSHHLFIEQAMNYTKEGGSLLLFVPTNLFSSPEAATLHGYLSRQGQLEAVLQLPKEIFKTEASAKALIIIRKDSKKTLPKRDVLLAQVPSLSNKKSMELFFEKVRQWK; this is translated from the coding sequence ATGAAAGCAGTCGAACATTACTTTACACAATTAAATGAAGCAGCTGAACAAATTGAAAACTCAGGCCAAGGCACTTACCTAGAAGGTGTTGTTTTTGGATTAGAGCGTTGGTTATTGAACAGCGTAGAATTTACACCAGTAGATGCCTCTAAAGAAGAGAAACGCCGTGCGATTCAATTGGCGATTTTGAAAGGTATGCGCAAGTCTTCGCAGCCTAATCACCAAATGACACCAGATGCATTAGGTATGATTGTCGCGTTTCTTGTTAACGAACTTACACAAGAAAAAGAAGCCATTCGACTTTTTGATCCTGCAATCGGTACAGGCAACTTGATGTACACGGTAGCAAATTATTTGCAGGGCAAAGAAGTCGAGATGTACGGTAGCGAAATTGATGAGCTGCTTCTGCAACTTGCTTCCCAGACAGCAGAATTATTGAATCAACCAATTGAGTTATTCTTGCAAGATTCGCTCCGACCATTACTACTTGATCCTGTAGATGTTACTTTAAGTGATTTACCGGTCGGGTATTACCCAGATGATGACCATGCAGCGACTTTCGAGTTAAGAGGCGCTCAAGAGCACGCGTATTCCCATCATCTCTTTATTGAACAAGCCATGAATTACACAAAAGAAGGTGGGAGTTTGTTGTTATTTGTGCCAACAAACTTATTTTCATCACCAGAGGCAGCCACTTTACACGGCTACCTTTCTCGACAAGGACAATTGGAGGCTGTGCTGCAGCTTCCTAAAGAAATCTTTAAAACAGAAGCTTCTGCTAAGGCGTTAATCATCATTCGCAAAGACTCAAAGAAGACTTTGCCTAAGCGAGATGTGCTCCTTGCACAGGTTCCTTCACTCTCTAACAAAAAGAGCATGGAGTTGTTCTTTGAAAAAGTTCGTCAGTGGAAGTAA
- a CDS encoding NAD kinase, whose amino-acid sequence MKKRNALYIYAKNDTASQQLRKELGTAIDAQGLEVVLSPEDASIIVSVGTDGSFLQAVRKTGFSQDVLYAGISTSGSLAMYCDFLLEHLHFPNMADAILQDRVEVRKYPVIEISVNNEPHFYCLNEFSIRSNIMKTIAMDVKIDDILLETYRGDGIVVSTPTGSSAYNKSLGGAVVDPQLACFQVTEVASMNNNEYRSLGSPFILSGNRTLRLELHDDWNDYPTMSTDNEALSIQHVNTIDIRLSERVVKTVKLKDNSYWEKVKRSFL is encoded by the coding sequence GTGAAAAAACGAAATGCGCTCTATATTTATGCTAAAAATGATACTGCTTCCCAGCAGTTACGAAAAGAATTAGGTACTGCCATTGATGCCCAAGGTCTAGAGGTTGTCTTATCTCCTGAAGATGCTTCTATCATAGTGAGTGTTGGCACTGACGGTAGCTTTTTACAAGCCGTGAGAAAAACAGGCTTCAGTCAAGATGTTCTTTATGCAGGTATCTCTACTTCCGGTTCCCTCGCAATGTATTGCGATTTTTTACTGGAGCATCTTCATTTCCCGAACATGGCAGACGCCATTTTGCAAGACCGCGTAGAAGTTCGAAAATATCCGGTAATAGAAATCTCAGTGAACAACGAGCCTCACTTTTATTGTTTAAATGAATTTTCGATTCGTTCGAACATCATGAAAACAATTGCTATGGATGTCAAAATCGATGATATCTTACTAGAAACTTACCGTGGTGATGGTATCGTTGTTTCCACACCTACAGGGAGTTCTGCCTACAACAAATCATTAGGCGGTGCTGTAGTGGATCCGCAACTTGCCTGTTTCCAAGTGACTGAAGTAGCTTCTATGAACAATAATGAATACCGTTCCCTTGGCTCTCCTTTCATATTAAGTGGCAATCGAACATTGCGTTTAGAGTTGCATGATGATTGGAACGACTACCCGACTATGTCTACAGACAATGAGGCGCTCAGCATTCAACACGTCAACACGATTGATATTCGCTTGAGCGAACGAGTCGTGAAGACTGTAAAGCTAAAAGACAATAGTTACTGGGAAAAAGTAAAACGCTCATTTCTGTAA
- a CDS encoding RDD family protein gives METIADFQPKYAGFWIRFWAYLFDLLIIASVGWLIVKPLFRLFNIDLQATIWYAPITILSAIIFYGYFTLMTYFFRQTLGKMIFGIRVHSLAGEKPDFFTVLFRETIGRILSVIPFNLPYIIVGFTPKKQAIHDFIADTVVVHEADYHRTFRPNQLHQPNVVQ, from the coding sequence ATGGAAACAATCGCAGATTTTCAACCAAAATATGCAGGATTTTGGATTCGTTTTTGGGCATACCTCTTTGATCTGTTGATCATTGCAAGTGTGGGCTGGCTCATTGTGAAACCATTGTTTCGTCTATTTAACATCGATTTACAAGCCACGATTTGGTACGCGCCAATTACAATTTTGTCGGCTATCATTTTTTATGGCTACTTCACATTGATGACCTATTTCTTCCGCCAAACATTGGGGAAAATGATTTTTGGGATTCGTGTACATTCTTTAGCTGGTGAAAAGCCAGATTTCTTCACTGTATTGTTCCGTGAAACAATCGGTCGTATCTTGTCAGTGATTCCTTTCAATTTGCCTTATATCATTGTCGGATTTACTCCGAAAAAACAAGCCATTCATGACTTCATTGCCGATACAGTTGTCGTCCATGAAGCTGATTATCATCGCACATTTCGACCGAATCAGTTGCACCAACCGAATGTCGTGCAGTAA
- the tpx gene encoding thiol peroxidase, which translates to MASVTFKGNPMTLPANEVKVGDKAPDFKVLANDLSEVTLADSAGKVRLISVVPSLDTGVCSTQTNKFNSEAASMGDNVEILTISNDLPFAQKRWCGANEVDAVRTLSDHRDLSFGEAYGVTMNELRLLARSIFVVDASDTVTYVEYVAEGTDHPDYEKAIEAVKQAAGK; encoded by the coding sequence ATGGCATCAGTAACATTTAAAGGAAACCCTATGACATTACCAGCAAACGAGGTAAAAGTAGGAGACAAAGCACCAGACTTTAAAGTACTAGCAAACGATTTATCTGAAGTTACACTAGCTGATTCAGCTGGAAAAGTACGATTAATCAGTGTAGTGCCTTCATTAGATACTGGCGTCTGTTCAACACAAACGAATAAGTTTAACAGTGAAGCTGCTAGCATGGGAGACAACGTAGAAATTTTAACGATTTCAAATGACCTTCCATTTGCACAAAAGCGCTGGTGTGGAGCAAACGAAGTTGACGCTGTTCGAACATTGTCAGATCACCGTGATCTATCATTCGGAGAAGCTTACGGCGTAACAATGAATGAACTTCGCTTACTTGCACGTTCTATTTTTGTAGTAGATGCATCTGATACTGTCACTTATGTGGAGTATGTTGCAGAAGGTACAGATCACCCAGATTATGAAAAAGCAATCGAGGCAGTCAAACAAGCTGCTGGGAAATAA
- a CDS encoding cysteine desulfurase family protein: MIYLDNSATTKPDASVLASFIKVNEELWYNPSSIHAGGEQANKLLETARAQVATVLKTKAKSVVFTSGGTESSNFVLRQTALEKKDIGRHILLSAVEHPSVREVGLYLAQQGYEVEWLDVDQTGTVLPSELKQKIRKDTIIVSVQHVNNEIGTIQPIKELVAITRNHSRASFHVDAVQSFGKLPVDFEQLPVDWITLSSHKYHGLKGSGIAACNRSITLEPFILGGGQESGYRSGTTAVAQAVSTARATRLAFEEQPQNFIRLTKMQRILRKAVTELPLVTILTPELAAPHILSVAVKGVKGEVLVNALEKKGIYVSTSSACSSKKTSTSHVLEAMGVSKELIDGVIRISMSKDTTEQEIESFNQTFQEILQLLERNLHT; this comes from the coding sequence ATGATTTATTTAGATAATAGTGCTACAACTAAGCCCGATGCTTCTGTTCTCGCGTCGTTTATTAAAGTGAATGAGGAACTGTGGTACAATCCCTCTTCCATTCATGCAGGTGGAGAACAAGCCAACAAATTGTTAGAAACTGCGCGAGCACAAGTTGCAACTGTGTTAAAAACAAAAGCTAAGTCTGTCGTGTTTACATCAGGAGGAACAGAAAGTTCAAATTTTGTGTTGCGCCAAACAGCTCTCGAAAAAAAAGACATAGGTCGACATATTTTACTTTCAGCTGTCGAGCACCCTTCTGTTCGAGAAGTAGGTCTCTATTTAGCTCAACAAGGCTATGAGGTCGAATGGCTCGATGTGGATCAAACAGGAACAGTCCTCCCAAGTGAACTGAAGCAAAAAATACGAAAAGATACGATCATCGTCTCTGTTCAACATGTGAACAATGAGATCGGCACCATACAACCGATAAAAGAACTAGTCGCTATTACGAGAAATCATTCTCGTGCTTCGTTTCATGTAGATGCCGTTCAAAGTTTCGGGAAATTGCCAGTCGATTTTGAACAACTGCCCGTGGATTGGATCACACTCTCTTCGCATAAATACCACGGGTTAAAAGGTTCAGGTATTGCCGCATGCAATCGCTCGATAACTCTTGAACCGTTCATTCTAGGCGGTGGACAAGAATCTGGCTACCGCAGTGGTACAACCGCTGTTGCACAAGCTGTATCAACTGCTCGTGCTACCAGACTTGCTTTTGAAGAGCAACCGCAAAACTTTATTCGATTAACAAAGATGCAGCGTATTCTTCGCAAAGCGGTTACTGAACTTCCACTAGTGACGATTTTGACTCCTGAACTTGCAGCACCTCACATCCTATCTGTTGCAGTAAAAGGTGTGAAGGGTGAAGTGCTGGTTAATGCGCTTGAAAAAAAGGGTATTTATGTTTCGACAAGTAGTGCGTGCTCTTCTAAGAAGACATCGACCAGCCATGTGCTAGAAGCTATGGGTGTTTCAAAAGAGTTGATTGATGGCGTCATTCGCATTAGTATGAGTAAGGACACAACTGAGCAGGAAATTGAAAGCTTTAATCAAACTTTTCAAGAAATCCTCCAGTTATTAGAAAGGAATTTGCATACATGA
- the sppA gene encoding signal peptide peptidase SppA yields the protein MNTKRWVALGIATLLVGVSILVNSVSAAFSTDWSSWLDDYETTMMDSMGTSVIEAGDTSNRIAVLRVDGVIQDTGSATSLLGSTGYNHGFFLQQLEEAKNDPTIKGIVLSVDSPGGGVVESAEIYKDLMKIKEETDKPIYVSMGGMAASGGYYIAAPADKIFVMRETMTGSIGVILQSINYGDLAEEYGVDFVTIKTGPYKDILSPSRDMLPEEEEMLQEMINDSYEEFVRIIAEGRGMSEEEVRPVADGRILNGRQAIEANLADDYGFEEDVIAALKQDLDLPDAEVFEFSQDQSLSSLFGVKVQSFLGLDLETQIISKLITDNQAPRMMYLYGEQ from the coding sequence ATGAATACAAAACGATGGGTAGCACTTGGGATTGCTACATTATTAGTGGGCGTATCGATTCTTGTGAATTCGGTATCCGCTGCATTTTCGACAGACTGGTCTTCTTGGCTAGACGACTATGAAACTACCATGATGGATTCAATGGGAACTAGCGTGATTGAGGCTGGAGATACATCAAATCGTATCGCCGTGTTGCGAGTCGATGGAGTGATCCAAGATACAGGTTCAGCTACGAGCCTATTAGGTTCAACAGGCTACAATCACGGATTCTTTTTACAGCAACTTGAAGAAGCTAAGAATGATCCTACGATTAAAGGTATTGTGTTGTCAGTCGACTCACCAGGTGGTGGCGTTGTAGAGTCAGCAGAAATATATAAAGATTTAATGAAGATTAAAGAAGAAACAGACAAGCCTATTTATGTTTCGATGGGTGGAATGGCGGCATCGGGCGGATATTATATCGCAGCTCCAGCAGATAAAATCTTTGTTATGCGTGAAACGATGACAGGTTCCATCGGTGTTATCTTGCAAAGTATCAATTATGGAGACCTTGCAGAAGAATATGGCGTCGATTTCGTTACGATTAAAACAGGACCTTATAAAGATATTTTAAGTCCGTCTCGTGATATGTTGCCGGAAGAAGAAGAGATGCTACAAGAGATGATCAATGATTCTTATGAAGAGTTCGTACGTATTATTGCGGAGGGCCGTGGAATGTCAGAAGAAGAAGTACGTCCTGTAGCAGATGGTCGTATTTTAAACGGTCGCCAAGCAATTGAAGCGAACTTAGCAGATGATTACGGTTTTGAAGAAGATGTTATTGCTGCACTTAAACAAGACTTAGACTTACCAGATGCTGAGGTGTTTGAGTTTTCTCAAGACCAAAGCCTAAGTTCTTTATTTGGTGTGAAAGTTCAGTCATTCTTAGGTCTAGACTTGGAAACACAGATTATTTCTAAATTGATTACAGATAACCAAGCACCACGCATGATGTACTTGTATGGTGAACAGTAA
- the rarD gene encoding EamA family transporter RarD, whose protein sequence is MTTEQKGIGQVFFAYLLWGLMPIYWKTVQHIASDEILASRIVWSFIFTVLLISVLRDIPKLKLDLKNLWGDKKAFFSLMIASYLVTANWFTFIYAVNSGELVQTSLGYYINPLISVLLGILFLGERLSDAQKAAVGIAAAGVFILTFTYGELPWISLVLAGSFAFYGLIKKQAKVGAITGLAIETFFVLPFAFVYMVYLFTQDSLQFLESSPVTMLLLMLSGVATALPLLLYASGTKRIPLYLSGFIQYIAPTIMLVLGVVLYNEPFSQAEWVGFSFIWVALALFSISKFIQIKRSLQK, encoded by the coding sequence ATGACAACAGAACAAAAAGGGATTGGCCAAGTCTTTTTTGCCTATCTTCTGTGGGGACTCATGCCTATCTATTGGAAAACTGTACAACATATTGCCAGCGACGAAATACTAGCCAGTCGTATCGTCTGGTCCTTTATTTTTACAGTTCTTCTGATTAGTGTGCTTCGAGACATACCAAAACTGAAATTGGATTTGAAAAATCTTTGGGGGGACAAGAAAGCTTTTTTTAGTCTGATGATTGCTTCGTATTTAGTAACGGCCAACTGGTTCACTTTTATCTACGCAGTGAACAGTGGTGAACTTGTTCAAACAAGTCTAGGCTATTACATCAATCCATTGATTTCCGTGCTATTGGGGATCCTATTCCTAGGTGAACGATTGAGCGACGCGCAAAAAGCCGCTGTCGGAATCGCAGCAGCAGGTGTATTTATTTTAACTTTTACATATGGTGAATTGCCTTGGATTTCGCTTGTTCTTGCCGGAAGTTTTGCTTTTTACGGCTTGATCAAAAAACAAGCAAAAGTGGGTGCTATTACCGGCTTAGCAATCGAAACATTTTTTGTTTTGCCATTTGCTTTTGTTTATATGGTCTATTTGTTTACACAAGACTCATTACAGTTCCTAGAGAGTTCACCGGTTACTATGCTGCTTCTTATGTTATCTGGAGTTGCTACGGCGTTACCACTACTTCTCTACGCTAGTGGAACTAAACGTATCCCGCTATACTTGTCTGGTTTCATTCAGTATATTGCACCAACCATTATGTTGGTTTTAGGAGTGGTGCTGTACAATGAGCCATTTTCTCAAGCAGAATGGGTAGGGTTTAGTTTTATTTGGGTAGCATTGGCTCTGTTTTCTATTTCAAAATTTATACAAATAAAACGCTCATTACAGAAATGA
- a CDS encoding universal stress protein has protein sequence MTLTYNEILVAVDGSKEAELAFKKSVAIASRNNATLHLVNIIDTRSFAAIEAYDRSIAERAQNFAEELLDGYKKEAEKHGVANVHVMVEYGSPKTMISKDLAKKVNADLIIVGATGLNTVERFLIGSVSENIVRSAKCDVLVVRTDSQFDDVE, from the coding sequence ATGACACTAACGTACAACGAAATTTTAGTAGCAGTGGATGGTTCAAAAGAAGCGGAGCTTGCCTTTAAGAAATCAGTAGCGATTGCTTCCCGAAACAATGCAACACTTCACCTCGTGAACATTATTGATACACGTTCATTTGCGGCAATTGAAGCGTATGACCGTTCGATTGCAGAACGAGCACAAAATTTTGCTGAAGAGCTACTAGATGGATACAAGAAAGAAGCAGAAAAACATGGTGTGGCGAATGTTCACGTTATGGTTGAGTACGGTTCACCGAAAACGATGATTTCGAAAGATCTTGCGAAGAAAGTGAACGCAGACTTAATCATTGTGGGTGCTACTGGTTTGAATACTGTAGAACGTTTCTTGATCGGTAGTGTTTCTGAAAATATTGTTCGCTCCGCGAAGTGTGACGTATTGGTAGTACGAACAGATTCTCAGTTTGATGATGTAGAATAA
- a CDS encoding acetate kinase → MQNILAINAGSSSLKFQLVRTPEETIVAKGLIERIGFTDSYITVTVNDEKVKKIADIPTHEVAVQLLMDALLETGAIASLHDIHGIGHRVVHGGEVYSDSVMITDTILSNLIDLSELAPLHNPANITGIQSFKKALPTVPAVAVFDTAFHQTMPESSFLYSIPYSYYENYGIRKYGFHGTSHKYVSERAAELLNRPIETTRFISCHLGNGASIAAIQYGKSIDTSMGFTPLAGVTMGTRSGNIDPSLIPFLMEKTGKSAEQVLDVLNKKSGMLGVSGFSSDLRDIVEQAEKGNDRAQLALDVFANRIHKYIGSYAARLNGVDAIIFTAGIGENSSIIRAKVLEGLQFMGVYMDPELNEQIGKETPINYPHSPVKVLVIPTNEEIMIVRDTVRVADLD, encoded by the coding sequence ATGCAAAACATACTCGCAATTAACGCAGGAAGTTCAAGTTTAAAATTTCAATTAGTAAGAACACCCGAAGAAACAATCGTGGCAAAAGGTCTGATTGAGCGTATTGGGTTTACCGATTCGTACATTACTGTCACAGTGAACGATGAAAAAGTAAAAAAAATAGCCGATATTCCTACTCATGAAGTGGCTGTCCAGTTATTAATGGACGCTTTACTTGAAACAGGGGCGATTGCTTCGCTACATGATATTCATGGTATTGGACACCGTGTGGTTCACGGAGGAGAAGTCTATAGCGATTCCGTAATGATTACTGACACGATTTTGTCTAATTTGATTGACCTGTCAGAGCTAGCACCTCTTCATAACCCGGCAAATATCACAGGTATCCAAAGCTTTAAAAAGGCGTTACCAACTGTTCCTGCGGTTGCAGTATTTGATACAGCTTTCCATCAAACAATGCCAGAAAGCTCATTTTTGTATTCAATCCCGTATTCGTATTATGAAAACTACGGCATTCGGAAATATGGCTTCCACGGCACGTCGCATAAATATGTTTCAGAGCGAGCGGCTGAACTATTAAACCGCCCGATTGAGACGACACGATTTATTTCATGTCACCTCGGGAATGGAGCAAGTATTGCGGCGATTCAATATGGAAAATCTATTGATACATCAATGGGGTTCACACCACTTGCTGGTGTAACAATGGGAACGCGTTCAGGGAATATCGATCCGTCACTCATTCCATTTTTGATGGAGAAGACAGGAAAAAGTGCGGAGCAAGTACTGGATGTATTAAATAAAAAGTCTGGGATGCTTGGCGTCTCAGGGTTCTCTAGTGATTTGCGCGATATCGTCGAACAAGCTGAAAAAGGCAATGACCGTGCGCAGCTTGCACTAGATGTTTTCGCGAATCGTATTCATAAGTACATTGGCTCGTATGCTGCCCGCTTGAATGGTGTAGACGCAATTATTTTCACGGCAGGTATTGGAGAAAACAGTTCAATCATTCGTGCCAAAGTACTCGAAGGTCTTCAGTTCATGGGTGTCTACATGGACCCAGAGTTGAACGAGCAGATTGGTAAAGAAACACCAATCAATTATCCGCACTCACCGGTTAAAGTGCTTGTCATCCCTACAAACGAAGAAATCATGATTGTCCGTGACACCGTGCGTGTTGCAGATTTAGATTAA
- the ezrA gene encoding septation ring formation regulator EzrA, with the protein MEYLIPILIMILVAIVLILIFRRKHNAIISDLDKQKLQIQHKPILEEMTKVKQLNMNGQTEEMFERWRTIWNEVMDHDIPEVDSLLFDAEDFVDKMRFGKASQTEQQIKERLHIAEEKMNSILEELHNLIGSEEKNRIEMEQIQEQFRSARKNVLAHQYSFGEALPALEKELESFQPEMAEYNELTSKGNYMSAREVVMRLKEKGDQLFPKLHDIPTLFSEVSTKIPATLHELRSGKNEMESQGYFLDHLEITQKLDSIDSELVNLKQEIAQLSVGPVKRRVDEMKDELDSLYDLLEKEVRARGYVDQQHLAIAQRLDDTKHQTIAAQEEANYIKQNYHLSDEQLAVPGKCLDKLAVAESKMALVQTRLSEEKSAYSSLEEELRALDQVVGEQDEVQSEFHNRLKNLRIDENSSRAKIVELKRELHMTERSLQKANLPGVPEEIDARFEEADENIFVVEQNLQEVPLNMSTVDANMKKAEGAVQEAIAKAKEMLENAMLVERIIQYGNRYRATNTAVNVKLLEAEHAFRQKRYTKALEEAGIAVEQAEPGALKKIQKMVKEQQWNQ; encoded by the coding sequence ATGGAATATCTTATCCCAATACTCATCATGATCCTTGTGGCGATAGTCTTAATTCTCATATTTAGAAGAAAACATAACGCCATAATAAGTGATTTAGACAAACAAAAACTACAAATTCAACACAAACCCATTTTAGAAGAAATGACAAAAGTAAAGCAGCTTAATATGAACGGCCAAACGGAAGAAATGTTCGAACGTTGGCGCACTATCTGGAATGAAGTTATGGACCATGACATTCCAGAAGTAGATTCTTTATTATTCGATGCCGAAGATTTTGTCGATAAAATGCGATTTGGGAAAGCTTCACAGACGGAGCAGCAGATCAAGGAACGCTTACATATAGCTGAAGAAAAGATGAACTCGATTTTAGAGGAACTACATAACCTGATTGGTAGCGAAGAAAAAAATCGCATTGAAATGGAGCAGATCCAAGAGCAGTTCCGATCTGCACGAAAAAATGTACTAGCTCATCAATATTCATTTGGTGAAGCACTTCCTGCTCTTGAAAAAGAATTGGAGAGCTTCCAGCCTGAAATGGCGGAGTACAACGAGTTAACATCAAAAGGTAACTATATGAGTGCGCGTGAAGTAGTGATGCGTTTAAAAGAAAAAGGCGACCAACTGTTTCCGAAGTTGCACGATATTCCGACATTATTCTCTGAGGTATCCACGAAAATTCCTGCCACTTTGCATGAACTTCGCTCTGGTAAAAATGAAATGGAATCACAAGGCTATTTCCTCGATCATTTAGAAATTACTCAGAAACTTGATAGCATCGACTCTGAACTTGTCAATCTGAAGCAAGAAATTGCTCAATTGTCAGTTGGTCCAGTGAAACGCCGCGTCGATGAAATGAAAGACGAACTCGACTCTCTCTATGACTTACTCGAAAAAGAAGTGAGGGCTCGTGGCTATGTTGATCAGCAACATCTAGCCATTGCTCAGCGATTAGATGATACTAAACATCAGACTATAGCTGCTCAAGAAGAGGCAAATTATATTAAGCAAAATTACCATTTATCAGATGAACAATTAGCAGTACCAGGAAAATGTTTAGACAAACTTGCAGTGGCGGAGTCAAAAATGGCACTCGTTCAAACAAGATTAAGCGAAGAAAAATCAGCGTACTCTTCATTAGAAGAAGAATTACGTGCACTTGATCAAGTTGTAGGGGAACAAGATGAAGTTCAAAGCGAGTTCCATAACCGTTTGAAAAATCTTCGCATAGATGAGAATAGCTCGCGGGCGAAAATTGTCGAATTGAAGCGAGAATTGCATATGACAGAACGTAGCTTGCAAAAAGCCAATCTTCCTGGTGTTCCAGAAGAGATTGATGCTCGTTTTGAAGAAGCAGATGAAAATATTTTTGTCGTTGAACAAAATCTACAAGAAGTGCCATTAAATATGAGCACAGTAGATGCAAACATGAAAAAAGCAGAAGGTGCCGTTCAAGAAGCGATCGCCAAGGCCAAAGAAATGCTTGAGAACGCCATGCTCGTTGAACGAATTATCCAATACGGTAATCGTTACCGCGCAACCAATACAGCAGTCAACGTCAAGCTTTTAGAAGCTGAACATGCGTTTCGTCAAAAGCGCTACACAAAAGCGTTAGAAGAAGCGGGAATTGCAGTGGAACAAGCAGAACCGGGTGCTTTAAAAAAGATTCAAAAAATGGTCAAAGAACAACAATGGAATCAATAA
- the thiI gene encoding tRNA uracil 4-sulfurtransferase ThiI → MKWDRILVRYGELSTKGRNRRQFTNRLRDNIRFSFEDIPTLQLQAERDRMFLTTDTDADMDKLLHRLPAVFGIQSFSPVAKTEKSIDAMAATTIAILEELETDGKTCKVNVKRSDKSFPHETNEIQHLVASQVLRHFDGLSAKMKEPDYIIKIEILKDAAYISAQTIMGAGGMPVGSNGRSLLMLSGGIDSPVAGYLMLKRGVRLDAIHFHSPPYTSERSLDKVKDLAEKLSHFGATVRLHVIPFTEIQEAIQQQIPKNVSMTTTRRMMLKIADQVREEIAALAIVTGESLGQVASQTLESLTAINEVTTTPVLRPLIAEDKTTIIQIAQEIGTYETSILPYEDCCTIFVPSSPKTKPKLEKVTFYESFETFDERIEKAVSEREVYRFPEKKQKPTFDEFL, encoded by the coding sequence ATGAAATGGGATCGAATTTTAGTTCGTTACGGCGAACTATCTACTAAAGGCCGCAACCGACGTCAATTTACAAATCGACTTCGTGACAATATTCGTTTTTCGTTCGAAGACATTCCAACACTGCAACTACAAGCAGAGCGTGACCGGATGTTTTTAACTACAGACACGGATGCTGATATGGATAAATTGCTTCACCGATTACCGGCTGTATTTGGTATTCAATCATTTAGTCCAGTAGCGAAAACAGAAAAATCTATTGATGCGATGGCTGCCACAACTATTGCTATTCTTGAGGAATTGGAAACTGACGGTAAAACTTGTAAAGTCAACGTGAAACGATCTGATAAAAGTTTTCCACATGAGACAAATGAAATTCAACATTTAGTCGCTAGCCAAGTGCTGCGCCATTTTGATGGATTGAGTGCAAAAATGAAAGAGCCAGACTATATAATTAAAATTGAAATCCTGAAAGATGCTGCCTACATTTCTGCGCAAACTATTATGGGTGCAGGAGGAATGCCAGTAGGATCTAATGGTCGTTCATTACTGATGTTATCTGGAGGAATTGATAGTCCAGTTGCTGGCTACTTGATGCTAAAACGTGGCGTGCGATTAGACGCTATCCATTTCCACAGTCCCCCCTACACAAGTGAACGTTCACTAGACAAAGTAAAAGATCTTGCAGAAAAACTAAGCCATTTCGGCGCTACTGTTCGCCTGCATGTTATCCCATTTACGGAAATTCAAGAAGCGATTCAGCAACAAATTCCGAAAAATGTATCGATGACGACGACGCGTCGCATGATGTTGAAAATCGCCGATCAAGTCCGCGAAGAAATTGCCGCACTTGCGATCGTAACAGGAGAAAGCTTAGGCCAAGTGGCAAGTCAAACACTGGAATCCCTTACGGCAATTAACGAAGTGACCACAACTCCGGTTTTGCGACCATTGATTGCAGAAGATAAAACAACGATTATTCAAATCGCACAAGAAATCGGTACGTACGAAACCTCGATTTTGCCATATGAAGATTGTTGTACGATTTTTGTGCCAAGCTCGCCAAAAACAAAACCGAAGCTAGAAAAAGTAACTTTCTACGAAAGCTTCGAAACATTCGATGAGCGTATTGAAAAGGCAGTTTCTGAACGCGAAGTTTATCGATTCCCTGAGAAAAAACAAAAGCCCACATTTGATGAATTTTTATAA
- a CDS encoding alpha/beta-type small acid-soluble spore protein, which produces MANNNSNKLAVPGVKQALDQMKYEIAQEFGVQLGADATSRANGSVGGEITKRLVQMAEQQLNNGRQS; this is translated from the coding sequence ATGGCAAACAACAACTCAAACAAGCTTGCGGTACCTGGTGTAAAACAAGCGCTTGATCAAATGAAGTATGAGATCGCTCAAGAGTTTGGCGTACAGTTAGGTGCTGATGCAACTTCACGTGCGAATGGTTCTGTAGGTGGCGAAATCACGAAACGTTTAGTTCAGATGGCTGAACAACAATTAAACAACGGGCGTCAGAGCTAA